AAGCCCATCTTTAAATAAAAAAATACAGATGAGGAGAAGGATAACTACTGCTGTAACTGCTGAGAGATATAGCAGAGATTCGATCGCTTTTTCTCTGTAATGTCCAGTTGTCATTTCAGATCCTTTTTCTTGATCTTATTAGATTGCAGGGAAGTACCCTACCTCAGAAACTATTGACTGCCCCTCGGCACTCATCACATAATCCATAAATTCTTTTGTAAGTCCCTGGGGTTCGCCGTTAGTGTAGTAAAATAGCTTCCTTGCCAATGGGTATTCTCCCCTGAGGATCTTTTCTTGGGTTGCGGGCACGAATATCCCATCTCCTCCATCAAGTGCAAGAGCCTTCACACTGTTATCTACATATGCATACCCTATATATCCGATAGCTCCTTTGTTCTGGGCTGTTTCCTGGACGATGGCTCCGGTTGCAGGTTGAACAAGAGCATCCTGGCGGTATTCGCTTTCTCCAAGAACCTCTTCCTTGAAGTATTCATATGTGCCTGAGCTACTATCACGGCTGATCACAGTAATTTTTCTGTCCTCACCGCCAACGTCTTTCCAGTTACTTATATTTCCATCGTAGACGGCTTTTAGCTGTGCGAAAGTCAATTGGTTTACAGGGTTCTCTGGATGTACAACAACTGCAATTCCATCCCATCCAATTGTGGTTTCTAGTGGATTGATACCTTTTTGTTTTGCTTGCTCTATTTCTGAGTCTTTCATTGACCTGGAAGCCATGGCTATTTCTATTTCACCATCTATAAGAGCAGCTATTCCCACTCCTGAACCCCCGCCAATTACTGTTATACTTTTGTCAGCATTCTTGAGCATAAACTCTTCAGCTTCTGCCTGAGACAGTGGAAGCACAGTGTCAGATCCTTTTATCATGATGCCTTTTTCATCAGTCGTATCTTCAGAAGCACTTGATGTGTCTTCTGTGGTGCCAGCTTCTTTATTGTTATCTACACAGCCAATCCCTGCAAATGTGAACCCTATAACAAGGAACACAGTTATAAGGATAAGTGTTTTGTAAAGTCTTGTTCGTTTGAACATGATTTGTCTCCTCTTTATTTGTGTTTTTCAATCTGAACATACTATATCTGTAGATAAGTATTCTGTAAATACAATATATTGCTCTATACATTCT
This DNA window, taken from Methanomethylovorans hollandica DSM 15978, encodes the following:
- a CDS encoding PstS family phosphate ABC transporter substrate-binding protein; translation: MFKRTRLYKTLILITVFLVIGFTFAGIGCVDNNKEAGTTEDTSSASEDTTDEKGIMIKGSDTVLPLSQAEAEEFMLKNADKSITVIGGGSGVGIAALIDGEIEIAMASRSMKDSEIEQAKQKGINPLETTIGWDGIAVVVHPENPVNQLTFAQLKAVYDGNISNWKDVGGEDRKITVISRDSSSGTYEYFKEEVLGESEYRQDALVQPATGAIVQETAQNKGAIGYIGYAYVDNSVKALALDGGDGIFVPATQEKILRGEYPLARKLFYYTNGEPQGLTKEFMDYVMSAEGQSIVSEVGYFPAI